GGTCGTGGCCATCGGTACCGATTATTCCCACGGCCACCTACTCCCGTTCCATACGCATCGACGTGGGCAATTGCTCTACGGCGCCACCGGCGTGATGCAGGTAAGCACTCGGAACGGTAATTGGGTGGTGCCGCCGCAGCGCGCGGTGTGGATTCCGCCGGGCGTGGCCCACGAGGTTTTGATGCTCGGGGTGAGCACGCGCAGTGTGTATATCGAACCGGGCAATGTGGATCTGGGGTCGGATTGCCAAGTGCTGAATGTCACGCCGCTACTGCGGCAATTATTGATGGAAGCAGTGGACGTGCCGCTGACGTACGACGAGTCTGGGCGTGATGGCGTGCTGATCAATTTGCTGTTGCATGAACTGACACGCAGTGCGCCTCTTCCCCTACACATTCCTATGCCTGCCGAAGGAAAGCTCCTCGGTCTGTGTCAGACCTTTCTGAACATGCCCAATACCCATCAATCCCCGCAGCATTGGGCAGACCAGTTACACATAAGCTTGCGTACCTTTAACAGATTGTTTCGGCAGCAGACCGGGCTCAGCTTCCGCCAATGGCGACAGCAAGCCTGCGTGGTGCAGGCACTGGCACGGTTGGCGGCGGGGGAAGCGGTGACGCGGATTGCTCTGGACTTCGGATACGAGAGCCCGGCGGCATTTTCGACGATGTTTAGGCGCGTGCTCGGACAGGCACCGTCCGTCTGGTTGGAGCCGGGGAACTAGGCAAATTCGAAAATTGCGTTTGATCCCGGCCGAAAACAACTGTACAAAAACACAGTACATTTTCAATCAGCACTTTTGAGCCCGGAGCACACCATGGCCTCTCTTGCGATGAACCACGTCCTCGAACGCATTGCCCTTTTCCAGTTCACCCCGACCCACTGCGTCCAGGCCCGCGCCATGCTGGGCTGGAGCGTTGAACAACTGTCCCGCGAGGCCGAAGTGGCGGTGGCAGATATTCAGCGGTTCGAAACGCAGCAGGACGTGGCGGATGCCGCGAGGCTGGCACTGGCTTATCGGTTCGAGGCGCAGGGGTTGGTGTTCTTTCCGGGGTTTGCACCGGGGCGCAGTGTCAGGGCGCAGGGTATGTCGGGGGAATCGGTGGGGCGTGGGGATTTTGCGATGGCTGAATAGGCTGGCGAGGGGGATGCCCCTCACCAACTGAGCAATTCATGCGTTCTCTAACACCGCATCCCCCTCCTCCTCCACCGCCATCCACCAAGCGCTCCCCCGTTCGGGTTGCGCAATGTTGAACGCTTCACCCATTCGCGGTGTGGTAATGGCAATACTGCGTTCCCATGCGAGGCCGAGGATGCGGTCGAAGGGTTCGTGCCAGGCGTGCATGGCCAGGTCGAAGGTGCCGTTGTGGATCGGGAAGAGCCAACGGCCCTTGAGGTCGATGTGGGCTTGCAGGGTTTCTTCCGGTTGCATGTGCACGTGGGGCCATTCGACGTTGTAGGCGCCGGTTTCCATCAGGGTCAGGTCGAACGGGCCGTATTGTTCGCCGATGCGTTTGAAGCCGTCGAAGTAACCGCTGTCGCCACTGAAGAAGATGCGTGTGTCACCATCGATCATCACCCATGACGCCCACAGCGTGCTGTTGCCGTCGAACAGGCCGCGGCCCGAGAAGTGCTGCGACGGTGTGGCGATGAAGCGGATGCCGGCGATTTCGGTGCCCTGCCACCAGTCGTACTGGCGCACTTTGCTCGCGTCGATGCCCCATTTGATCAGGGTGTCGCCCACGCCCAGCGGTGTCAGGAAGTACGTGGTTTTGGCGGCGAGTTTGCGTACCGCTTCGTAGTCGAGATGGTCGTAATGATTGTGCGAGAGGACCACCGCCTCGATCGGCGGCAACTGGTCAATGCTGATCGGTGGCTGGTGAAAGCGTTTCGGCCCCGCCCACTGCACGGGCGAGGCGCGCTCGGCGAAGACCGGGTCGGTGATCCAGAACTTGTTGCGCATCTTCAGCAACAGGGTTGAATGCCCGAGGCGATAGACGCTGTGGTTGGGAGCGGCGAGCAGATCTTCCCGCGTCAGGGGCTGCACGGGGATGGCGGCGGTTGGACGGGTGTTGCGCGGTTTGTGGAAAATCATGTTCCACATGATTCGCAGCATTTTGCGCAGGCCTTCGCGCTGCACCGGCGCGTGATTGCGAAACAGCCCTTGATCCTGTCGAGAGGCTTCAG
This genomic interval from Pseudomonas koreensis contains the following:
- a CDS encoding AraC family transcriptional regulator produces the protein MRNISINQLEDTPRPVVAIGTDYSHGHLLPFHTHRRGQLLYGATGVMQVSTRNGNWVVPPQRAVWIPPGVAHEVLMLGVSTRSVYIEPGNVDLGSDCQVLNVTPLLRQLLMEAVDVPLTYDESGRDGVLINLLLHELTRSAPLPLHIPMPAEGKLLGLCQTFLNMPNTHQSPQHWADQLHISLRTFNRLFRQQTGLSFRQWRQQACVVQALARLAAGEAVTRIALDFGYESPAAFSTMFRRVLGQAPSVWLEPGN
- a CDS encoding XRE family transcriptional regulator, with the translated sequence MASLAMNHVLERIALFQFTPTHCVQARAMLGWSVEQLSREAEVAVADIQRFETQQDVADAARLALAYRFEAQGLVFFPGFAPGRSVRAQGMSGESVGRGDFAMAE
- a CDS encoding MBL fold metallo-hydrolase; this encodes MANPVSLPDNNPTPEASRQDQGLFRNHAPVQREGLRKMLRIMWNMIFHKPRNTRPTAAIPVQPLTREDLLAAPNHSVYRLGHSTLLLKMRNKFWITDPVFAERASPVQWAGPKRFHQPPISIDQLPPIEAVVLSHNHYDHLDYEAVRKLAAKTTYFLTPLGVGDTLIKWGIDASKVRQYDWWQGTEIAGIRFIATPSQHFSGRGLFDGNSTLWASWVMIDGDTRIFFSGDSGYFDGFKRIGEQYGPFDLTLMETGAYNVEWPHVHMQPEETLQAHIDLKGRWLFPIHNGTFDLAMHAWHEPFDRILGLAWERSIAITTPRMGEAFNIAQPERGSAWWMAVEEEGDAVLENA